Within Acidobacteriota bacterium, the genomic segment CCTATGTTCAGCCCTCTACTTAGCGTTGTCTTTCTCCAGCAACTTGGTGAGTCCGGAGATGATGTCGATCGGGATCGGGAACACGATGGTGGTGTTCTTCTCCACGCCGATCTCGGTCAGCGTCTGCAGGTAGCGCAGTTGCAGTGCGGTGGGATTGGTGGCCAGAACGTTGGCAGCGTCGGTCAGCCGCTGTGCCGCGGCGAACTCGCCTTCCGCATGGATGATCTTCGACCGCTTCTCGCGCTCCGCTTCGGCCTGCTTCGCCATGGCGCGCAGCATCGTCTCGGGCATGTCGACCTGCTTCACCTCCACGTTCACTACCTTCACGCCCCAGGGCGCGGTGTGCTGATCGAGGATCGACTGGATGCGCGTATTCAGCTTTTCGCGATGCGCCAGCAGCTCATCGAGTTCCACCTCGCCGAGGACGGAGCGCAGCGTTGTCTGCGCGAACTGTGACGTCTGGTAAAGATAATTCGCCACTTCGACGATGGCTTTGCGCGGCTCGATCACGCGCATGAAGATCACGGCATTCACCTTCAGCGTCACGTTGTCGCGCGTGATGATGTCCTGCGGCGGCACCTCGAGCGCTTCCTGCCGCAGCGACACGCGCACGATGCGGTCGATGGGTGAAAATACGAGGATCACTCCCGGACCTTTCGGCTCCGGCAACAGGTGGCCGAGGCGGAAGATCACCCCCCGCTCATACTCCGTCAGGATCTTGATCGACGACAGTATGTAAATACCGATGATGACGATGATGACTAGCCCAAGTCCGCCCATGCTGGACCTCCCGCACTTGATTGGATAGCGAGTCGCTGCGGCGGATTGTATAACAGCGTCTCCGCGGCAGCTGCCGGATTTGCTTGTGGAAAAGCGGCGCCTACGTCTGCACCACGCGCTCGGGTGATGCGTCCGCAACCGGTTCGACCTCGAGCCGCAGGCCATCCACATGGCGCACCACGATCGGTTGTCCGCTCGCGACCGGTGCATGCGAGGTTGCATCCCAGATCTCGCCGTGGACGAAGACTTTTCCGGCTGGCGCGAGCTGCGTGCGCGCCACGCCGATCTCGCCGACCAGGCCTTCTCTTCCGGTCGTCACTTTGTTCTGCCGCGCTCGCACCGCCAGCGTCACCAGAAAGATGGTGATGAGCGCGAACGGGATCGTCACCGCCAGCGCCGTGAGCCACTTGATGCGCATCTCGGGGATGGGACCATCCACCAGCAGCACCGCGCCCAGGGCCATCAGCACCACGCCGCCGATGCCGAGCACGCCGTGGCTCTGGAACTTCACCTCCAGGATGAACATCGCGAACGCAGCCAGGATCATCACCAGCGCGGCATATCGGATGGGCAACAGGTTCATCGCGAAGATGGAGAGCAGGATGGCGATGCCGCCCACCACGCCCG encodes:
- a CDS encoding slipin family protein; this encodes MGGLGLVIIVIIGIYILSSIKILTEYERGVIFRLGHLLPEPKGPGVILVFSPIDRIVRVSLRQEALEVPPQDIITRDNVTLKVNAVIFMRVIEPRKAIVEVANYLYQTSQFAQTTLRSVLGEVELDELLAHREKLNTRIQSILDQHTAPWGVKVVNVEVKQVDMPETMLRAMAKQAEAEREKRSKIIHAEGEFAAAQRLTDAANVLATNPTALQLRYLQTLTEIGVEKNTTIVFPIPIDIISGLTKLLEKDNAK